Below is a genomic region from Argiope bruennichi chromosome 3, qqArgBrue1.1, whole genome shotgun sequence.
ggactgCTAATAAGGTATAATTAGTATTCAGTgagatcaattttatttcatcacagttctttttctaattttaatgcatatttaaaaataatttttaacatattttgtaataatactttttattgtttttaattattgcatttatattcaaTCGCATTgatattgcatgaaatattttttgtgtgcattTGATCGTTGCTGCATTCAAGAgtacaattttatgaataaatatagacGGGTGATAGATGAAATAATATGGGTCAAGATCTAGAATTTGGAAtcgtttttaaagttttgatttttgcCATTATTGTgccatattatattatttgatatttaacaatattatataaaattgcgaatattatttaatatcatacaatactgtatatatatatatatatatatatgtgtgtgtgtgtgtgtgtgtgtgtgtgtgtgtatgtgtgtgtgtgtgtgtgtgtgtgtgctattaGGGTATTTTTCATTACTGCATGATAATCAATCCAAAATTACTCGGTTGATTATTAAGTCGGCTTGTTTCTCTAAAAAACAGTTTTctcacttctttaaaaaaagttattatttgaaaaatttgcttcAATCTTGAAACTTTCTTTACATGCGAATAAACACTACGTGCGCAGATGTGGTCACTTTTTGATAACTGTCGTACTAATATGATACCAATCAGTAGCAGGGTAAAATCAAGCCTTTTAGGAGCCCATAGGCAATAGATTTTCAGAAGCTTCCATTTcgcaatatttaactttttattccagatttttttttattgatctgaattaacaaaacattaaattactGAGCACTttcgataaaattatttcaatagttatcatatcaaaaaaattcaagattcaaatttaaaataattttaagcaaaatagtaaaaaaaaaaaaaaaaaaaaaaaaaaaaaatgagcacagTTTAAATGTGATTTgattatagaacatttttttaaaatataaaacaatatacttTGTTttagacaatataatgtaaaaaatagttaattaagaatattagaataatcttttaacatttaatcgactcttgatttgaatttgaattagtTCGAGTACATgaccattttaaattaaaagtgaataaGAGTacactaattatatttaatgtaataagaaCATAAAATTAATGGAATCAGTGTCACAgcataaaattaatagatatagaaaatatcggaaaagaatttttgaaatttcagtgcATCCTAACGTTGCGGGACCCCTAGGCAGCTGTCTTCTTTGCCTATTTAATATTCTAACCCTGATCAGAAAGTGTTTTGTCGTTTAACGGATCAATGCAGCAGATATGTCCCTTCTTTGGAATAAACGCCACTTACCTTTCTTGGAAAATGACCGAAGTCAGATACTTTAGTAAATGCGTGTTATATGACTAAGTGTCATTCATAGGGCACTTTGGGACAGAGTTAAGCGAAGAGAGTCGATAGAACTGGTTCAGGATCAGCCTCAGGATTTTAAACAGGAATTGTTTGAAATGTTGTTCAAAGGTGCCCCCCCCTCATAAAATTAGATAAgtggaaattaattagattaatgaaACAATATGGTTTTCATCTGCGTAAACTGCAATTTTTCACGAACTGTGTAGTGTACATAGAATCAAATAAGTCATCCAAATAAAGCTTAGAGTCATGTTGAATTCCAGTGCATCGTGATTAATGCCCTTTGCATCCAAGAAAATCTGAAACAGTTCTGTTCTGTCTGTTAGATAGTTCTGTTTTATCTGTTCTGTCCGCGATTGAATAAATTGAAGTTCTGCATTTGCTATTATTTGCTACTGTACGCAAAACGAAACTTCTCACTGAATTATATTGTGTTGCCATCTtaacaaaaacttttgaaatgtgctgatataaatttttatttacgagtgttagaattttaaaatgtattgtataCAGATATTGACTCCATGTTAAGAATTAGGTCCACTCTTTTGGCAGTTTGTGTCAGATATAATAAATCCGAAATTTTGCAAAACAGTAGGCACAGCTGAACACTAATTCCATGTTAAGAACAACACATACAGCCATGAAGAATAGGAAGATTTGAGGATTtcgtttcttttgtaaaaaatggaaatagaGAGGAAACGGAAGAAGTAGCGCTTGCAACAGCAAGTCCTACAGTACTTCCAAGTCCTGCAGTACTTCCAAGTCCTACACTGCTTCCTTGCAAAGCTGCATATGTAGCTGCAGATTTTAAACCAACAGCTGGCAGCAAAGGAGGCACCAAAACCAAAGCTGTACCAACACCGGCTCCAAAGACTATTAGGCAAGAAAAAGAAGATATATAATTCGATATAATATTAGATATGTAATTCGatataatattagatatataattcgatataaatattagatatataagtcgatataaatattagatatatcattcgaaaataataaattaatataacgttaatttaatataacattctAAACATGTTAGGTAGCTATCTGTCAAATCCAAATGCTGTAggagccaaataaaaaaaaaaatctaagtttgTATGggctttattttgaaaacatacaCTATTAGGCCAATATTGTCCGGTCACTTGCAATTTCAgacttttgttaaatatttagaaaaatatagttGGAGTTATCATGAAACTTCAGACATGTAAATAACATAATTCTGCGAATATTTTCTCCCGAAACCCCATAGGGGACCGTCGTTAAGTTGAAGAAGAACGAATGAATTTTGGATAACTATGCAAAACCTAATGAAGCAAAAGTTCCCAAACTTTATCGTGTGACTAAGAggacttttttaataaattttgttcgtGTTTATGAGAATAACACGTACACTCGTAGAGAAATTAAGGTTTTCATAAAAGCAATCTCAAATTTCACCGagtttttttacttataatttgcaatttattaatataaaatcgtGTTCTTTTCCGGAATCATGACAAAAGACATTGCGAACAATACCCAGCAGTCAGAATTAAAAAATGAGGATTGGCGAGCATAAGAATTGTAATTGACACAATGATATGAAATGATGACAAACCCTCTATATCATgccaagaattattaaaaaaattaatataattagatgCCCATAGGTGCTTTTTCAGTGCGAAAAAACTGTCTACATAATTTCTACACGAGTCCTGTAGTTCTCTACAACTGTTTCCATTCATGAAACATTGTTCCACAACGGAATAAAATTCAGTGTTTCAGCAATAAATTCTCATTGATTCcacaaacaaatcaaataatgTTGTCTTTCAGATGTGACAAGATTGCAGATTGTTCTCgattggaatgattttttttaatgaaaaaccgTATTATTCAGCATGCTTGGAATTATGGAGAAATAGTTGTGGTTATCAGAAGGGCGTTGTATTATAACTCGgactgttataaaatattcatcttcagattttaaaataaaaggattcatctagattttaatcaataatttctttagCAACTCTTATTTTCACTGCTCAGTTGTTCCGGCATAAAAAAGAGGAATTACTgtacacttccgagtatccggcctaatgtgacgGAAGAGTAGGCCGGATAACAAAGAATCTGGATAGGCCAGAGTTccttgaattcatttctttgccccaATAATAGAAGacagtttttataccaaaactcactgctATAATACGTATTTCCAAACTTCTTACTGAGtactaaaccctccatttatctccAGCTACGTAGAATATGAACGCGGCCCGGTAAATCATATAAGCAGTTGGCAGTTTCTGTTGTTGGACCAGAGTCTAGTAGCTGTATAACACGTAATTTCTCCTCCATAGgcgttacaattttttttcggttatcaagcattttgaaatcttcactgtggtacactttaaaagaaaacattaggCGTCctccaagaacaatttacgaatactatACGCACTGTGCAGTTATGAGCAGGAACAGCAGCGACAATTGAGGTCTGTTACACTCTGATgtaacaatgaacaacgagcagaacgctgctcttttcctgtcacatcttgtattttgcacatgacacgtaggaggatcgtagcagacgcccgcttccaTTGCCTCAACAACGCTTgcctttcttatttaattacgacaaaagaaatctaggccggatagtacgaaCCAGATAATGCACTGTAATTTATTTTCCGTTCTTGCCTCGGAGCTGCATTGCTGGCACATGTTCGAAGGTAAGCACACGCGCAGAGAGATCGACTTCATCAAAAATCACAGAGAAATTACTACATTCCTCAGTGGAACACACTGTTGTGAAAATGCAAAGGGATATGGTAAATCCTGCGGTTCGTAAAGAGATTATGCTGAGTGTTTTATCGCACTGCAGCTCACATATTAACGAATTCTTGTAttaatctcctttttttttctcccctctaTAAATCTCGAACACATAATTTATGCCGTTCAAACGTCTTCTCATTATGACACACAGAATCCATTGTGTGGCCCTTCCAGTTGGAAAAGTTTAATTTCAGCAATCCTATCATTACAACGCTTctgttcattttaaaagaattctttagtGAAAGAAGTACTTTATAAACagttatatatctttatattttgcagCATTTTGTTTTACTGAATGTTTCAATTAGAATCAATCAATatggagaaataattttaaataataaagaaacggTTTGATTAATTACGGAAATATTTCATGTATTCATATTTCAGATCTTCTTCTGATTTCTTCTCCTCCTGTCTTGGAGCATCAGTCTGAAATGGAAGAAATATGAACCTAAAGCAATGTTATAAGATTAGCAATTATAATACTGcgataaaaaatattcgaaaagcttaatttaagatatatctgtatgaaaaatacatatttttgagaAGTTTCGTGGCCGAAAAGAGAGaagacaatttgaatttttaaacttcacttttattccATGCTCATAGGCAGAATTTATGAACAAGAAGCGAGGATGAATTTGACGTCCgttcacaagcgatacaagagcagaaaaGAGCGAAAAGCGGCAGAAATATTTATCCCaaatgattttatactatgagattctgattgggattttttttataagtgtcgatttaggtaaaggaatcatagggatcttttaaaagaatttgtttagatctacaaatttttatcctttcactcggaatGTGGGAACTTTTCAATttaagcaattttacagagcttctgttgcattaattaaataaaaaaaaggtggaattggatcaggaaataaaagaacattttagaatgaatttaatatggatttatttaagataaggattaggaaaataattaagatttcatttagatttagagatatcattgcatatatataatacagacaattatttgcaaataaataaaatagagatCGAAGGAAATCCGTACAATTTCTTACCTTCAGTAAATTCATTAAcgttagaaaaggaaataaattagaacctatttttttatatactcaaTGGCTTAATGTCGAGCATTCATCCATAAATTCCTATAATTATGTTGAGAATATTGTTAAAATGTCCATAAAACGATTCCTTCAATTTTCGATTTGCaattgtgtttttgaaaaaatatattttcgaaccTCTAGTTCGAGATATTGAAGCATCATAATACGCTTGGCTCAAttcgtttgtatttatttatcttgattaCATTCACCATTGCATAGAATGTCCGTCAATCTATCATTATTcggtagttaaaaatattaataataataaaatttagccaAGTATCA
It encodes:
- the LOC129964292 gene encoding uncharacterized protein LOC129964292 isoform X1, which codes for MASTSTVLFFIVLQLTQNIYFSAACKVYCCAHESKFTGTAAGAESSIPEAEGPQPTDAPRQEEKKSEEDLKYEYMKYFLFGAGVGTALVLVPPLLPAVGLKSAATYAALQGSSVGLGSTAGLGSTVGLAVASATSSVSSLFPFFTKETKSSNLPILHGCMCCS
- the LOC129964292 gene encoding uncharacterized protein LOC129964292 isoform X2, with amino-acid sequence MASTSTVLFFIVLQLTQNIYFSAACKVYCCAHESKFTTDAPRQEEKKSEEDLKYEYMKYFLFGAGVGTALVLVPPLLPAVGLKSAATYAALQGSSVGLGSTAGLGSTVGLAVASATSSVSSLFPFFTKETKSSNLPILHGCMCCS